The proteins below come from a single Hirundo rustica isolate bHirRus1 chromosome 6, bHirRus1.pri.v3, whole genome shotgun sequence genomic window:
- the DTX4 gene encoding E3 ubiquitin-protein ligase DTX4, with the protein MLLASAVVVWEWLNEHGRWRPYSPAVSHHIEAVARAGPRAGGSVVLGQADSRLAPYIIDLQSMHQFRQDTGTIRPVRRSYYDPSSAPGKGVVWEWENDSGTWTPYDMDVGITIQRAYEKQHPWVDLSAIGFCYVIDFATMGQINRQTQRKRRVRRRLDMVYPLVSGTLPKSQSWPASPGAAAAPPVPACTCPQCLLVMSVKAAAGPGAAALQPRKAAPAPTPAAPKPPAPAAGPKAADGVAAARGSLKPLAAQGGRRQAASAPALSSAGASGSPPGVGSAKGSRASLGTLNRSHLQRLAIAQSRVLIASGVPTVPVKNLTGSSPVNPALAGITGILMSAAGLPVCLTRPPKLVLHPPPVSKSEIQSIPGISHSCRKTTKKQAKKGKTPEEVLKKYLQKVRHPPDEDCTICMERLSAPSGYKGPQPAVKPDLVGKLVKCSHVFHLHCLVAMYNNGNKDGSLQCPTCKTIYGVKTGTQPPGKMEYHIIPHALPGHADCKTIRIIYNIPPGVQGPEHPNPGKSFTARGFPRHCYLPDSEKGRKVLKLLLVAWDRRLIFAIGTSSTTGESDTVIWNEIHHKTEFGSNLTGHGYPDINYLDNVLAELAAQGITEESLAQEKD; encoded by the exons ATGCTGCTGGCCTCGGCCGTGGTGGTGTGGGAATGGCTGAACGAGCACGGGCGCTGGCGGCCCTACAGCCCTGCCGTCAGCCACCACATCGAGGCGGTGGCCCGCGCCgggccgcgggcgggcggcAGCGTGGTGCTGGGCCAGGCCGACAGCCGCCTGGCGCCCTACATCATCGACCTGCAGTCCATGCACCAGTTCCGCCAGGACACCG GCACCATCCGGCCCGTCCGGCGCAGCTACTACGACCCGTCCTCGGCGCCGGGCAAAGGAGTCGTCTGGGAGTGGGAGAATGACAGCGGGACGTGGACGCCCTACGACATGGACGTGGGCATCACCATCCAGCGCGCCTACGAGAagcagcacccctgggtggACCTGAGCGCCATCGGCTTCTGCTACGTCATCGACTTCGCCACCATGGGCCAGATCAACCGGCAGACCCAGCGCAAGCGCCGCGTCCGCCGCCGCCTCGACATGGTCTACCCGCTGGTGTCGGGCACCCTGCCCAAGTCGCAGTCGTGGCCGGCCAgccccggggcggcggcggccccgccggtgCCCGCCTGCAcctgtccccagtgcctccTGGTCATGAGCGTCAaagccgccgccggccccggcgccgccgccctGCAGCCCCGCAAAGCCGCCCCCGCGCCCACGCCGGCCGCCCCCAAGCCCCCGGCGCCCGCGGCGGGGCCGAAGGCGGCGGACGGCGTGGCCGCGGCGCGCGGCTCGCTGAAGCCGCTGGCGGCGCAGGGGGGCCGGCGGCAGGCGGCCAGCGCGCCCGCCCTGAGCTCGGCCGGCGCCTCCGGCAGCCCCCCCGGCGTGGGCAGCGCCAAAGGCTCCCGGGCCAGCCTCGGCACCCTGAACCGCAGCCACCTGCAGCGCCTGGCCATCGCCCAGTCCCGCGTGCTCATCGCCTCCGG GGTCCCCACCGTCCCTGTGAAGAACCTCACTGGCTCCAGCCCCGTCAACCCAGCGCTGGCAG GGATCACGGGGATCCTCATGAGCGCGGCCGGGCTGCCCGTGTGCCTGACCCGGCCCCCCAAGCTGGTGCTGCACCCCCCGCCCGTCAGCAAGAGCGAGATCCAGTCCATCCCCGGCATCTCCCACTCCTGCCGCAAGACCACCAAGAAACAGGCCAAGAAGG GTAAAACCCCGGAGGAGGTGCTGAAGAAATACCTGCAGAAGGTGCGGCACCCGCCGGATGAG GACTGCACCATCTGCATGGAGCGGCTCTCGGCCCCCTCTGGCTACAAGGGGCCGCAGCCGGCCGTCAAGCCCGACCTCGTGGGGAAGCTGGTCAAGTGCAGCCACGTCTTCCACCTCCACTGCCTGGTGGCCATGTACAACAACGGCAACAAG GATGGGAGTCTGCAGTGTCCCACCTGCAAAACCATCTATGGGGTGAAGACGGGGACGCAGCCTCCCGGGAAGATGGAATATCACATCATCCCCCACGCGCTGCCTGGCCACGCCGACTGCAAAACCATCCGCATCATCTACAACATCCCCCCAGGGGTGCAG GGACCAGAGCATCCAAACCCTGGGAAGAGCTTCACGGCCCGTGGCTTCCCCCGGCACTGTTACCTGCCAGACAGCGAGAAGGGCAGGAAG GTACTGAAGTTGCTGCTGGTGGCCTGGGACCGACGCCTGATCTTCGCCATCGGAACCTCCAGCACCACGGGCGAGTCGGACACGGTGATCTGGAATGAGATCCACCACAAGACAGAGTTCGGCTCCAACCTCACTGGCCACGGCTACCCCGACATCAACTACCTGGACAATGtcctggctgagctggcagccCAGGGCATCACGGAGGAGAGCCTGGCGCAGGAGAAGGACTGA
- the MPEG1 gene encoding macrophage-expressed gene 1 protein — MGRGLCGVLLTWALLAWATGAGQSQELSSSSAFGACSKTSKLSRLEVLPGGGWDNLRNLDMGRVINLGYLQCKTTEDGSYLIPDEVFTIPRKRSNLDMNSEIIESWKDYQSVTSASINLELSLFSYINGKFSDDFHRAKTNHVRNQAVTTRVQVRNLVYTAKIDPGAALDGAFKKQLLTIASHLENNQTQMADFLAEVLVLNYGTHTITSVDAGATLVQEDQIKAAFLRDSWATRTTVTASAGVAFHNIVGVGTKESLDVSSGFTKQYLENRTNSRVESIGGPPFYPGITLKAWQEGIQNQLVALDRSGLPLYHFIKPSTVPELPAPTVRRVARRVELAVRRYYTFNTAPGCTDASSPNFNFHANTDDGSCKGTVTNFTFGGVFQECVGLGGPDTDALCRALEQRNPVTGAFSCPSNYSPVLLGTQEREEGHSHLECHKKCTLGVFCHRKCQDVFWLSRVRFSAYWCAASGPAAPNSGYLFGGLFSTHGANPITGAQSCPSGFFPLKLFGELRVCVSQDYEQGAQYAVPFGGFFSCQAGNPLAGQHRGTAEDPHAKGCPPGFSQHLALISDSCQVQFCVQAGLLTGGSLPPARLPPFTRLPANLPAVDTLLVRDGDSTWVRDAQSHVWRLARQEEVQHVAEMVGGRGLSGGEVAGVTVAVLAGLATGLGTAWYGRRRYKARGYQALGPGDSPAPASPEHSTVLSMGEGYQQQPEGTVP; from the coding sequence ATGGGCCGGGGGCTCTGCGGGGTCTTGCtcacctgggcactgctggcgTGGGCGACAGGGGCTGGGCAGTCCCAGGAACTCTCGTCCTCCTCAGCGTTTGGGGCGTGCAGCAAGACCTCGAAGCTCTCACGTTTGGAAGTTCTGCCTGGAGGGGGCTGGGATAACCTCAGGAATTTGGATATGGGCAGGGTCATCAACCTGGGCTACTTGCAGTGCAAGACCACAGAAGACGGATCTTACCTCATCCCAGACGAGGTCTTCACTATCCCCCGCAAGCGGAGCAACCTGGACATGAACTCCGAGATCATCGAGTCCTGGAAGGATTACCAGAGCGTCACCTCTGCCTCCATCAACCTGGAGCTGTCCCTCTTCTCCTACATCAACGGCAAATTCTCCGACGACTTCCACCGCGCCAAGACCAACCACGTGAGAAACCAGGCCGTCACCACCCGGGTGCAAGTCAGGAACCTGGTTTACACCGCCAAGATCGACCCCGGGGCGGCCCTGGACGGGGCCTTCAAGAAGCAGCTGCTGACCATCGCCAGCCACCTGGAGAACAACCAGACCCAGATGGCCGATTTTCTGGCCGAGGTGCTGGTGCTCAACTACGGCACCCACACCATCACCTCCGTGGACGCGGGAGCCACCTTGGTGCAGGAGGACCAGATCAAGGCCGCCTTCCTGAGGGACAGCTGGGCCACACGGACCACTGTCACCGCCTCGGCCGGCGTGGCCTTCCACAACATCGTCGGCGTCGGGACCAAGGAATCCCTGGACGTCAGCTCCGGCTTCACCAAGCAGTACCTGGAGAACCGCACCAACTCCAGGGTGGAGAGCATCGGCGGGCCCCCCTTTTACCCAGGCATCACCCTGAAGGCGTGGCAGGAGGGGATTCAAAACCAGCTGGTGGCCCTGGACCGCTCGGGGCTGCCCCTGTACCACTTCATCAAGCCGAGCACGGTGCCGGAGCTGCCGGCGCCCACGGTGCGGAGGGTGGCCCGGCGGGTGGAGCTTGCCGTCCGCCGCTACTACACCTTCAACACCGCCCCGGGCTGCACCGACGCCTCCTCGCCCAACTTCAACTTCCACGCCAACACCGACGACGGCTCCTGCAAGGGCACCGTGACCAACTTCACCTTCGGGGGAGTCTTCCAGGAGTGCGTCGGCCTGGGCGGTCCCGACACCGACGCGCTGTGCCGGGCGCTGGAGCAGAGGAACCCCGTCACCGGGGCCTTCTCCTGCCCCTCCAACTACAGCCCGGTGCTGCTGGGCACGCAGGAGCGGGAGGAGGGTCACAGCCACCTGGAGTGCCACAAAAAGTGCACCCTGGGCGTCTTCTGCCACCGCAAGTGCCAGGACGTCTTCTGGCTCTCCCGGGTGCGGTTCAGCGCCTACTGGTGCGCCGCGAGCGGGCCGGCGGCTCCGAACTCGGGGTACCTCTTCGGGGGGCTGTTCAGCACCCACGGCGCCAACCCCATCACCGGAGCCCAGTCctgcccctcggggttcttccCGCTGAAGCTCTTCGGCGAGCTCAGGGTGTGCGTGAGCCAGGATTACGAGCAGGGGGCCCAGTACGCGGTGCCCTTCGGGGGCTTCTTCAGCTGCCAGGCGGGGAACCCCCTGGCCGGGCAGCACCGGGGCACGGCTGAGGACCCCCACGCCAAGGGCTGTCCCCCGGGCTTCAGCCAGCACCTGGCGCTCATCAGCGACAGCTGCCAGGTGCAGTTCTGCGTCCAGGCCGGGCTCCTCACTGGGGGCTCGCTGCCGCCCGCCCGCCTGCCCCCCTTCACCCGGCTCCCCGCCAACCTGCCGGCCGTGGACACCCTGCTGGTGCGGGACGGGGACAGCACCTGGGTGAGGGACGCCCAGAGCCACGTGTGGCGGCTGGCACGGCAGGAGGAGGTCCAGCACGTGGCCGAAATGGTCGGGGGCAGGGGGCTGTCGGGGGGAGAGGTGGCCGGGGTCACCGTGGCCGTGCTGGCGGGGCTGGCCACCggcctgggcacagcctggtACGGCCGCCGGCGCTACAAGGCCAGGGGGTACCAGGCGCTGGGCCCAGGagacagccctgcccctgccagccccgagCACAGCACCGTGCTGAGCATGGGCGAGGGGTACCAGCAGCAGCCGGAGGGGACGGTGCCCTGA